From one Sus scrofa isolate TJ Tabasco breed Duroc chromosome 9, Sscrofa11.1, whole genome shotgun sequence genomic stretch:
- the LOC102160414 gene encoding uncharacterized protein LOC102160414 — MNLICRPGDSSSRPSGHPPPAPPLTSFSQPLALSCLCCWSFYGWRAQPPPASAERSTPGAPGAREPGARRPAWGSSGQFWGRSSSNSSTRITTPTLLIGGGVLNTGSAQGHLWLRLPLPSYARGLPASSTRTSAPPEEGGRKKYALISRAFAHHRAPPQPPVSALSLPHCLPQLRAPPLQQRGTTPTAEPRNGRPFRELEKSCEPSLQKSARAPINIASRGQRILLLLKAPGTQLKDTVSASTLSQSSLVIACVAACLLMRLLPSGTPLLPQSHLSACGISASP; from the exons ATGAACTTGATCTGTAGGCCTGGAGACTCCTCTTCACGTCCGTccggacaccccccccccgccccgcccctcacgtccttctcccagcccctagctctgagctgcctctgctgcTGGAGCTTCTACGGCTGGAGGGCACAGCCGCCCCCAGCCTCTGCAGAGCGCTCAACGCCTGGGGCTCCTGGAGCGCGGGAGCCAGGGGCCAGGCGGCCAGCCTGGGGCAGTTCAGGGCAGTTCTGGGGCAGGTCTTCATCAAACTCCTCCACCCGCATCACCACACCCACTTTATTAATTGGGGGGGGGGTACTGAACACAGGCAGTGCCCAGGGGCATCTCTGGCTGCGCCTGCCTCTCCCGAGCTATGCCCGGGGCCTTCCCGCCTCCTCCACGCGCACCTCCGCGCCCCCTGAAGAAGGGGGGAGAAAGAAATACGCATTAATATCACGAGCCTTCGCGCACCATCGCGCGCCCCCTCAACCACCTGTCTCTGcgctctccctcccccactgccttccTCAACTCCGGGCGCCCCCTCTGCAGCAGCGGGGCACCACGCCCACTGCGGAGCCGAGAAACGGAAG ACCCTTTAGAGAACTGGAAAAGAGCTGTGAGCCCTCGCTCCAGAAAAGTGCACGTGCACCCATAAACATAGCTTCGCGTGGTCAGAGAATTCTCCTGCTTCTCAAAGCTCCGGGGACCCAGCTGAAGGACACCGTCTCTGCCAGTACCCTAAGCCAGTCCAGCCTGGTGATCGCCTGTGTGGCTGCCTGTTTGCTCATGAGGCTTCTTCCTTCAGGCACACCCCTTCTCCCCCAGTCCCACCTTTCTGCCTGTGGAATATCTGCTTCTCCTTGA